The proteins below are encoded in one region of Flavobacterium sp. IMCC34852:
- a CDS encoding MFS transporter, with amino-acid sequence MQQFTREEKLKHLFGFPVVIASLGYFVDIYDLLLFGIVRIPSLNDMNLDADTVGTMIINYQMIGLVLGGIIWGVFGDKKGRLSVLFGSIIVYSLANIACGFLPQMDFADKGIIYAWLRFIAGIGLAGELGAGITLVSETLPKELRAIGTSIIAGFGVLGAVVAQFTVELAGSWTTAYFIGGGLGLMLLVLRISVAESGMYQSVKENTSVKKGDFLAFFTSKTLFVKYLKCILIGVPIWYCIGILVFMANQFAPEMGITSIDPGKAIMWAYILTSIGDFSSGFISHALHSRKKTILYMLLFTLVGVALLLFSGHKTENMYYFYCGWIGLGCGFWAMFVTVSAEQFGTNMRSTAATSIPNMVRGTVPIMLIGFDYLKQTNSVITSAAIVGLIAFALGIYSTLTISETHNRHMDFVE; translated from the coding sequence ATGCAACAATTTACCCGAGAAGAAAAGCTCAAACACCTGTTTGGTTTTCCTGTTGTTATTGCCTCTTTGGGCTATTTTGTAGATATTTATGACTTACTACTGTTTGGCATTGTTCGCATTCCAAGCTTGAACGATATGAATTTGGATGCCGATACAGTGGGCACGATGATTATCAATTACCAAATGATTGGTTTGGTTTTGGGTGGGATTATTTGGGGTGTTTTTGGTGATAAAAAAGGAAGACTTTCAGTATTGTTTGGTTCGATAATTGTTTATTCATTGGCCAATATTGCCTGTGGTTTTTTACCCCAAATGGATTTTGCCGACAAAGGGATAATTTATGCTTGGTTGCGCTTTATCGCCGGAATTGGTTTGGCCGGAGAACTAGGCGCCGGAATTACCTTAGTTTCCGAAACTTTACCCAAAGAATTGCGAGCCATTGGTACTTCTATAATTGCAGGTTTTGGCGTTTTAGGCGCTGTTGTAGCGCAATTCACAGTAGAATTGGCAGGAAGTTGGACCACCGCCTATTTCATCGGTGGCGGATTGGGTTTGATGTTGTTAGTTCTCAGAATCAGTGTGGCTGAAAGTGGCATGTACCAATCGGTTAAAGAAAATACTTCCGTTAAAAAAGGAGATTTTTTGGCCTTTTTTACGAGCAAAACACTTTTTGTCAAATATTTAAAATGCATCTTGATTGGTGTTCCGATTTGGTATTGTATCGGAATCTTGGTCTTCATGGCCAACCAATTTGCTCCCGAAATGGGCATCACTTCCATCGATCCGGGAAAAGCGATTATGTGGGCATATATTTTGACTTCTATTGGTGATTTCTCGAGCGGATTTATATCCCATGCTTTGCACTCGCGTAAAAAAACCATCCTATACATGTTATTGTTTACTTTAGTTGGTGTGGCTTTGCTCCTTTTCAGCGGTCATAAAACCGAAAACATGTATTATTTTTATTGTGGCTGGATTGGTTTAGGTTGCGGCTTTTGGGCCATGTTTGTCACAGTCTCTGCAGAACAATTTGGCACTAACATGAGAAGTACGGCAGCGACTAGTATTCCGAATATGGTTCGCGGTACAGTGCCAATCATGTTAATAGGATTCGACTATCTGAAGCAAACCAATTCGGTGATTACCTCCGCTGCAATTGTAGGTTTGATTGCTTTTGCTTTGGGTATTTATTCCACTTTGACCATCAGTGAAACACATAATAGGCATATGGATTTTGTGGAGTAA
- the lipA gene encoding lipoyl synthase, translating into MESVLESNQPVGKPKWLKVKLPIGQKYTELRGLVDKYKLNTICTSGSCPNMGECWGEGTATFMILGNICTRSCGFCGVKTGRPETVDWDEPEKVARSIKIMKIKHAVITSVDRDDLKDMGSIIWFETVQAIRRMNPETTLETLIPDFQGVERIIDRIVEANPEVVSHNVETVRRLTREVRIQAKYDRSLAVLKYLKDKGIRRTKSGIMLGLGETEEEVIQTMQDLRDNNVDIVTIGQYLQPSKKHLPVKEFITPEQFEKYEKIGKEMGFRHVESGALVRSSYHAEKHIL; encoded by the coding sequence ATGGAATCAGTACTCGAAAGCAACCAACCTGTTGGTAAACCTAAATGGCTAAAAGTCAAATTGCCTATCGGCCAAAAATACACCGAACTCCGCGGTTTGGTCGATAAATACAAGCTTAACACTATTTGTACCTCGGGCAGTTGTCCTAATATGGGAGAATGTTGGGGTGAAGGAACTGCAACCTTTATGATTTTGGGTAATATTTGTACGCGTTCGTGTGGTTTTTGCGGCGTAAAAACCGGCAGACCCGAAACCGTTGATTGGGACGAACCCGAAAAAGTAGCGCGTTCGATTAAAATCATGAAAATCAAACATGCCGTAATCACCAGCGTTGACCGTGATGATTTGAAAGATATGGGTTCGATTATTTGGTTCGAAACTGTACAAGCCATTCGCAGAATGAATCCGGAAACCACTTTAGAAACGCTAATTCCCGATTTTCAAGGCGTAGAAAGAATTATTGACAGAATCGTTGAAGCCAATCCTGAAGTAGTTTCCCATAACGTAGAAACCGTTCGCCGTTTGACTCGTGAAGTGCGTATTCAAGCAAAATACGATAGAAGTTTGGCCGTTTTGAAATATTTAAAAGACAAAGGCATCCGCAGAACCAAATCGGGTATCATGCTGGGCTTAGGCGAAACTGAAGAAGAAGTTATCCAAACTATGCAGGACTTACGCGATAATAATGTTGATATCGTAACCATTGGTCAATACTTGCAACCCAGTAAAAAACATTTACCTGTAAAAGAATTCATCACTCCTGAACAATTTGAGAAATACGAAAAAATAGGGAAAGAAATGGGCTTCCGACATGTGGAAAGCGGTGCCTTGGTGCGTTCGTCTTACCATGCTGAAAAGCATATTCTTTAA
- the gap gene encoding type I glyceraldehyde-3-phosphate dehydrogenase, producing the protein MNKTQIAINGFGRIGRNLFRLLLNHPTIEVVAINDIADNRTMAHLIKYDSIHGVLPYEVSFDENSIIVDGKHYTFFHEKEISKLQWNNIDFVVESTGKYKTFEDINQHILAGAKRVILSAPSEVPEIKTVVLGVNENILDGTELIVSNASCTTNNAAPMIKVINELCGIEQAYITTVHSYTTDQSLHDQPHKDLRRARGASQSIVPTTTGAAKALTKIFPEMEGKIGGSGIRVPVPDGSLTDITCYVKKQVTIEEINTAFKKASATNLKGILAYTEDPIVSVDILGNQNSCLFDAQLTSVIDKMVKVVGWYDNEIGYSSRIIDLIILLKK; encoded by the coding sequence TTGAATAAAACTCAAATTGCCATCAACGGTTTCGGAAGAATCGGGAGAAATTTATTCCGCTTGCTTTTAAACCATCCTACGATTGAAGTGGTTGCCATCAATGACATTGCTGACAATCGAACCATGGCGCATTTAATCAAATACGACAGCATACACGGCGTTTTGCCTTATGAAGTTTCGTTTGATGAAAATTCGATTATAGTTGACGGAAAACATTACACTTTCTTCCATGAAAAAGAAATCAGCAAACTTCAATGGAACAACATTGATTTTGTGGTTGAAAGTACCGGCAAATACAAAACCTTTGAAGACATTAACCAACATATATTGGCCGGAGCCAAAAGAGTAATTCTTTCCGCACCGAGCGAAGTACCCGAAATTAAAACGGTAGTTTTAGGCGTAAACGAAAACATTTTAGACGGTACAGAACTAATCGTTTCCAATGCCAGTTGTACCACTAACAATGCTGCGCCGATGATTAAAGTCATCAACGAATTGTGTGGTATTGAACAGGCTTACATCACCACGGTTCACTCCTACACCACCGACCAAAGTTTGCACGACCAACCCCATAAAGACTTACGCCGTGCTCGCGGTGCCAGTCAGTCGATTGTGCCTACCACAACAGGCGCTGCCAAAGCATTAACCAAAATTTTTCCCGAAATGGAAGGCAAAATTGGTGGCAGCGGTATTCGCGTTCCGGTACCGGATGGTTCACTTACAGATATTACATGCTATGTTAAGAAACAAGTAACCATTGAAGAAATCAATACCGCTTTTAAAAAAGCATCGGCGACCAATTTAAAGGGAATTCTTGCTTATACTGAAGATCCGATTGTTTCGGTAGATATTTTAGGCAATCAAAACTCTTGTCTGTTTGACGCACAATTAACTTCTGTCATTGACAAAATGGTAAAAGTTGTAGGCTGGTATGACAACGAAATAGGCTATTCTTCTCGAATAATTGACTTGATAATTTTGTTAAAAAAATAA
- a CDS encoding tetratricopeptide repeat-containing hybrid sensor histidine kinase/response regulator — protein sequence MRWLFLLLLFQTLVYGQRKVAFSKDSTAYYIDLANFNKKINNYKSSLYFSQKAINYALSKGNSKQKADALFSLGSTYFELKKYEDAIEFFSKCSTIQSSVPPNSQQAICYYNIGMCYMNLEEFPKAEHNFNKAQAVYNILKIDASEPLKLQKGILYKAKGKTDLAAKLFNQIVSKSDIEDIYKTKAEALYQLGTIEESLNHNNLALNYYNRALNLNDRSKNLDQKAAILLALSRTNEKLLNLKKSHDYLKEHLALKDSLSEASQQKLDANDYQEFKESERMKAIEQMTKESEAQKRTNKFVKLISILAIALISILSLLSLSLYKNNIIRTRSNELLKEKNFELQMAKDKAEKASKARAEFLSTVSHELRTPLNAINGITHLLIEDNPKQTQLHYLNSLKFSGNYLLTFINEILEINRIDSSNIEIEYIDFNLKRLLQDIQNSMSEIASKNNNKFTLEIDQDIPEVLLGDPTKLSQIFINLINNALKFTKNGEVTVIAQLVEKGGDFSRINFAINDTGIGIPEEKQETIFDSFSQGSIEINRKYGGTGLGLTIVKKLVDLLGGEIGLKSEVGVGTSFAFELNLLNGCKEIIQEKPKSYSDDVLIGKNVLVVEDNKINQMVTKKMLENKGMQCKIIDNGEEAIEVMKTDNNFDLVLMDVHLPGINGTIATQHIREFNTEMPIIALTAISLNENREMLLSFGMTDVITKPFEPENFYRVIAMNLV from the coding sequence ATGAGATGGTTATTCCTATTATTACTATTTCAAACTCTTGTTTACGGACAACGAAAAGTAGCTTTCTCAAAAGACAGCACTGCCTACTATATTGATTTAGCCAATTTTAATAAAAAAATCAACAACTATAAATCATCGCTTTACTTTTCACAAAAAGCGATTAATTATGCCTTATCTAAAGGGAATTCGAAGCAAAAAGCTGACGCTTTATTTTCTTTGGGTTCAACCTATTTTGAGTTAAAAAAATACGAAGACGCCATTGAGTTTTTTTCAAAGTGCTCAACAATACAAAGTTCGGTTCCACCAAACAGTCAGCAGGCTATTTGCTATTACAACATCGGAATGTGTTATATGAATTTAGAGGAATTTCCTAAAGCGGAACACAATTTTAACAAAGCACAAGCCGTTTACAACATACTAAAAATTGATGCTTCGGAACCTTTAAAACTTCAAAAAGGAATATTATATAAAGCCAAAGGAAAAACAGACTTAGCCGCAAAATTGTTCAATCAAATTGTTTCAAAATCTGATATTGAAGATATTTATAAAACCAAAGCCGAAGCCTTGTATCAATTGGGCACCATTGAAGAAAGTTTAAATCACAATAACTTAGCCCTTAATTATTACAATCGAGCGCTGAACTTAAATGACCGAAGCAAAAATTTAGACCAAAAGGCCGCTATTTTACTGGCATTAAGCAGAACCAATGAAAAGCTTTTAAATTTAAAAAAATCACACGACTATCTAAAAGAACATTTGGCCTTAAAAGACAGTCTCTCTGAAGCTAGCCAACAAAAATTGGATGCCAACGATTATCAGGAATTCAAGGAAAGTGAACGCATGAAAGCGATTGAACAAATGACAAAAGAAAGCGAAGCCCAAAAAAGAACTAACAAATTCGTTAAACTAATCAGTATTCTGGCTATTGCCTTAATTTCAATTCTTTCTTTATTGAGCTTGTCCTTGTACAAAAACAACATTATCAGAACCCGCTCAAATGAACTTTTGAAAGAAAAAAACTTTGAATTACAAATGGCTAAAGACAAAGCCGAAAAAGCCTCAAAAGCCAGAGCTGAATTTCTTTCAACCGTAAGTCACGAACTGCGAACACCACTCAACGCTATTAACGGAATTACCCATTTGCTGATTGAAGATAATCCGAAGCAAACCCAACTACATTACCTCAACTCACTAAAGTTCTCCGGAAATTATTTGCTCACTTTTATCAATGAAATACTGGAAATTAACCGAATTGATTCGAGCAACATTGAGATTGAATACATTGATTTCAATTTGAAACGATTACTGCAGGACATACAAAATTCAATGAGTGAAATTGCTTCGAAGAACAACAACAAATTCACTTTGGAAATTGACCAAGACATACCGGAAGTCTTGTTGGGCGATCCGACAAAGCTTTCCCAAATCTTTATCAATCTAATCAATAATGCTTTAAAATTTACCAAAAATGGTGAAGTTACAGTCATTGCCCAATTGGTTGAAAAAGGCGGTGATTTTTCACGAATAAACTTTGCCATCAACGATACCGGAATCGGAATACCCGAGGAAAAACAAGAAACTATTTTTGACAGTTTCTCGCAAGGTTCTATTGAAATCAACCGCAAATATGGCGGTACCGGATTGGGCTTAACCATTGTTAAAAAATTAGTTGACTTATTAGGCGGCGAAATCGGATTAAAAAGTGAAGTGGGCGTTGGAACCTCTTTTGCCTTTGAACTTAATTTACTTAACGGCTGTAAAGAAATTATCCAAGAAAAACCTAAATCCTATTCCGATGATGTTTTGATTGGTAAAAATGTTTTAGTGGTTGAAGACAATAAAATCAATCAAATGGTAACCAAAAAAATGTTGGAAAATAAAGGCATGCAATGCAAAATTATTGACAATGGTGAAGAAGCCATTGAAGTAATGAAAACCGATAATAATTTTGATTTAGTTCTAATGGATGTTCATTTACCCGGAATCAACGGAACAATTGCTACACAACACATTCGCGAGTTTAATACCGAGATGCCCATCATTGCACTAACGGCAATTTCATTAAATGAAAACAGAGAAATGCTTTTGTCTTTCGGGATGACTGATGTGATTACCAAGCCATTCGAGCCTGAAAATTTCTATCGGGTAATTGCGATGAATTTAGTTTAG
- a CDS encoding purine-nucleoside phosphorylase: protein MWELVQETVNYIKNKTNFTPEYGVILGSGLGSFTDDIKVEFTLPYHEIPNFPVSTVEGHKGALVFGSIGDKKVVAMQGRFHYYEGYSMQEVTFPVRVMKYIGVTKLIVSNASGGVNPNYRVGSIAIISDHINMMPEHPLRGKNDSRFGPRFVNMSEPYSLKMIEKIKEIAKASNIEVHDGVYLGLQGPTFETLHEYKMVKVLGADCVGMSTVPEVIVARHMELETFGISVITDIGSEEHLESITHEEVLKAAQEAEPKVRHLIKELILQY, encoded by the coding sequence ATGTGGGAACTTGTACAAGAAACCGTTAATTATATTAAGAATAAAACCAATTTTACACCTGAATACGGTGTCATTTTAGGATCAGGATTAGGTAGTTTTACAGATGATATTAAAGTCGAATTCACTTTGCCATATCATGAAATCCCTAATTTTCCGGTATCAACAGTTGAAGGGCACAAAGGCGCTTTGGTCTTCGGAAGCATAGGCGATAAAAAAGTCGTAGCCATGCAAGGAAGATTTCATTATTATGAAGGGTATTCGATGCAGGAAGTTACTTTTCCGGTGAGAGTAATGAAATATATTGGTGTGACCAAATTGATTGTTTCCAATGCTTCCGGTGGTGTAAATCCTAACTATAGAGTGGGCTCGATAGCCATTATAAGCGACCACATCAATATGATGCCCGAACATCCTTTAAGAGGGAAAAACGATAGCCGTTTCGGACCTCGTTTTGTCAATATGAGCGAACCCTATAGCCTAAAAATGATTGAAAAAATTAAAGAAATTGCCAAGGCTTCAAATATAGAAGTGCATGATGGGGTTTATCTTGGTTTGCAAGGACCAACCTTTGAAACCTTACACGAGTACAAAATGGTCAAAGTTTTAGGAGCCGATTGCGTCGGAATGTCGACGGTACCCGAGGTTATTGTGGCGCGTCACATGGAATTGGAAACCTTTGGAATTTCAGTGATTACCGACATTGGTAGCGAAGAACATCTGGAAAGTATAACCCACGAAGAAGTTTTAAAAGCGGCACAAGAAGCGGAACCTAAAGTAAGGCATTTGATTAAAGAACTGATTTTACAATACTAA
- a CDS encoding RrF2 family transcriptional regulator — translation MLSKKAKYAIKTLIYLHQNKTSTPISAKIIAEQERIPYKFLETILRDLRQHKILKSTRGPEGGYSFLKDSNTITVAEIIRLIDGPIALIPCVSENFYSKCNECSDDEETCKIRKLFGQLRNEMLPILNKTIEELNSI, via the coding sequence ATGCTCTCTAAAAAAGCCAAATACGCTATAAAAACGCTTATTTATTTACATCAAAATAAGACTTCCACACCAATCTCAGCTAAAATTATAGCCGAACAAGAGAGAATTCCATACAAGTTTCTAGAAACTATACTGCGTGATTTAAGACAACACAAAATTCTAAAAAGTACTCGAGGTCCTGAAGGTGGTTATAGTTTTTTAAAAGACTCCAACACCATTACCGTTGCTGAAATCATTCGATTAATTGATGGTCCAATTGCTTTAATTCCTTGTGTTTCTGAAAATTTTTACAGCAAATGCAATGAATGCAGTGACGATGAAGAAACCTGCAAAATAAGAAAACTTTTTGGCCAATTGAGAAACGAAATGCTACCGATTCTCAATAAAACTATTGAAGAACTAAATTCAATTTAG
- a CDS encoding alginate export family protein: MIKYKNLLLLLCFIAHTNMHGQNDSIASTKVNKKENRTSYYIEAGSYGTKRETEPQSYVLNYSEINGDKSSKSNWLNLGLYTRTRAEWRHNDIRRTDTYSNDYPLLFKTRAYIGIINILDPIRGSIEFGDSRRNNGLYPEDNRDVNTTDIIQAYAELYFDKILPRDKLGNKRPTFLRYGRMAMEMIDRRLIATNQWRNTTNNFKGFRMQIGQDKNDWQMDFLFLNPILRDINDYDKPDTNQEFSAIIGHWRKWSNIITIEPYYLSLKQEAAIANGNKSRNIHSLGLRLYGWIKNTGFNYDITGIHQFGTDNNKTQKAYAATAEIGYTFQKTKYKPRLSAFIGYASGDKNPNDNESNRFERFFGFARPWSADDYIIMENIIAPKIKLEFQSKIKNTLVKVDTGYNFYWLANKKDRFNNLLGGTTNNRDLTGQSGSFLGHNFDCRIRFIPVKYLETNIGYSHFITEEFVQNQQIAQNGNYASNSDFVYLELTFNFLELIKKTK; encoded by the coding sequence ATGATTAAATATAAAAACCTCCTTTTATTGCTTTGTTTTATTGCACATACAAACATGCATGGACAAAATGATTCTATCGCTTCAACCAAAGTAAATAAAAAAGAAAATCGCACCTCTTATTACATTGAAGCCGGTAGTTATGGAACAAAAAGAGAGACTGAGCCTCAAAGCTATGTATTGAATTACAGTGAAATAAACGGTGATAAATCTTCTAAATCCAATTGGCTAAACCTTGGTTTATATACCAGAACGAGAGCTGAATGGCGTCACAATGATATTCGAAGAACGGATACTTACAGCAATGATTATCCTTTACTTTTTAAAACACGCGCCTACATTGGAATAATTAATATTCTTGATCCTATTAGAGGTTCGATTGAATTTGGCGATTCAAGAAGAAACAACGGATTGTATCCTGAGGACAATAGAGATGTGAATACTACTGATATCATACAAGCTTATGCCGAACTCTATTTTGATAAAATATTACCAAGAGATAAATTAGGAAACAAACGCCCAACGTTCCTAAGATACGGTAGAATGGCTATGGAAATGATAGACCGACGATTGATTGCCACCAATCAGTGGCGAAATACTACCAATAATTTCAAAGGTTTCAGAATGCAAATTGGTCAGGATAAAAACGATTGGCAAATGGATTTTTTGTTTTTAAATCCAATCCTGAGAGATATTAACGACTATGACAAACCCGATACTAACCAAGAATTCAGCGCCATTATCGGTCATTGGCGAAAATGGTCAAACATCATTACCATTGAACCTTATTATTTGTCCTTAAAGCAAGAGGCTGCAATTGCCAATGGAAATAAATCCAGAAACATTCACAGTCTGGGACTTCGATTGTATGGTTGGATAAAAAACACCGGTTTTAACTATGATATCACCGGCATACATCAATTTGGTACTGACAATAACAAAACACAAAAAGCGTATGCTGCCACTGCAGAAATTGGATACACATTTCAAAAGACAAAATATAAACCAAGGCTAAGCGCTTTCATAGGGTATGCCAGCGGTGATAAAAATCCTAATGATAACGAAAGTAATCGCTTTGAAAGGTTTTTCGGTTTTGCCCGTCCGTGGTCAGCCGATGACTATATCATCATGGAAAATATTATTGCGCCTAAAATCAAACTGGAATTCCAATCAAAAATTAAAAACACTTTGGTAAAAGTAGATACCGGTTACAATTTTTATTGGCTGGCCAACAAAAAAGACCGTTTTAATAATCTATTAGGTGGTACAACAAACAATAGAGACTTAACTGGACAAAGTGGTTCTTTTTTGGGTCATAATTTCGATTGCAGAATTCGATTCATTCCTGTAAAATATCTCGAAACCAATATTGGATACTCCCATTTTATCACCGAAGAATTTGTGCAAAACCAACAAATAGCACAAAACGGAAATTATGCTTCCAACTCAGACTTCGTTTATCTCGAATTGACTTTCAACTTTTTAGAATTAATCAAGAAAACAAAATAA
- a CDS encoding sulfite exporter TauE/SafE family protein: MERIRLRHIGIFIVLLKLSLIAIVVIKYLPGAKPEDLTFDQTFLWFVLAGFLAQIVDGALGMAYGVTSNTLLLSSGLSPKVASAAVHTAEVFTTGVSGLSHIKFGNFDKTLFFKLVIPGVISSAIGSYLLGNIIDGDFIKPYIMIYLLVLGIIILKKAFANKINNEKNIKNAPYLALFGAFLDSIGGGGWGPIVTSNLINKGNTPNIVIGTVNTAEFFITYVSAGILIYFAGIQSWQIILGLIVGGIVAAPLGAYFTKKISRKSLMTMVGVLIIITSLYGIIKAFWL; encoded by the coding sequence ATGGAAAGAATTAGACTAAGACACATCGGAATTTTTATTGTATTGTTAAAACTCTCATTAATTGCCATAGTGGTTATAAAATATTTACCCGGAGCAAAGCCTGAGGATTTAACTTTTGACCAAACCTTTTTATGGTTTGTATTGGCCGGTTTCTTAGCCCAAATTGTAGATGGCGCCCTAGGAATGGCTTATGGAGTAACCTCCAATACATTGCTGTTAAGTTCCGGCCTTTCGCCTAAAGTTGCCTCTGCAGCAGTGCATACAGCAGAAGTTTTTACTACCGGTGTTTCGGGATTGTCGCACATTAAATTCGGAAATTTTGACAAAACACTTTTTTTCAAATTAGTCATTCCGGGTGTTATAAGTTCGGCCATTGGGTCTTATCTTTTGGGAAATATTATTGATGGTGATTTCATCAAACCATACATTATGATTTACTTATTGGTTTTAGGAATTATAATCCTTAAAAAAGCATTTGCTAATAAAATTAATAATGAAAAAAACATAAAAAACGCTCCCTATTTGGCGTTGTTTGGTGCATTCCTGGATTCGATTGGAGGTGGTGGATGGGGTCCGATTGTGACTTCAAATTTAATCAACAAAGGAAATACACCTAATATTGTTATCGGAACGGTAAATACTGCCGAATTCTTTATCACTTATGTAAGTGCCGGAATTCTGATTTATTTTGCCGGAATCCAAAGTTGGCAAATCATATTGGGATTAATTGTGGGTGGCATTGTGGCTGCGCCTCTGGGTGCTTATTTTACCAAAAAAATATCCAGAAAATCATTAATGACCATGGTTGGAGTGCTAATTATAATAACCTCACTTTATGGTATTATAAAAGCATTTTGGTTATAG
- the lpxK gene encoding tetraacyldisaccharide 4'-kinase: MILLRKLLFPLAILYGIITSVRNYLYDKGILKSYAFDIPVIAVGNLSVGGTGKTPQIEYLIRLLSPKYKVATLSRGYKRKSEGFILADANANAAILGDEPFQYFQKFPQIQVAVDADRRNGITQLLAQKDKPEVILLDDAFQHRKVKAGFYILLTSFDDLFCDDFMLPMGNLRESRNGAKRANLIIVTKCPSEISELAQQNIKKKIGLHVPVFFSFVKYDDKVYNQNGSLNVSATKTQEKVLLAGIAKPKPFFDYLQSGDDTVMTYADHHHFSESDILNIKSQAKDKIIVTTEKDFVRLMTYDFGGKLYYLPIKSKFISHQDQFDTLVLKAMQL; the protein is encoded by the coding sequence ATGATTTTGTTGCGAAAATTACTTTTCCCTTTGGCCATTCTTTATGGCATTATCACTTCAGTTAGAAATTATCTTTATGATAAAGGTATATTAAAATCTTATGCTTTCGATATCCCGGTGATTGCTGTTGGAAATCTCAGCGTTGGCGGCACCGGAAAAACACCACAAATTGAGTATTTGATTCGGTTGCTTTCTCCTAAATATAAAGTAGCTACTTTGAGTCGGGGTTACAAGAGAAAGTCGGAAGGATTTATTTTGGCGGATGCCAATGCGAATGCGGCAATTCTCGGAGACGAACCGTTTCAGTATTTTCAAAAATTTCCGCAGATACAAGTCGCAGTTGATGCTGACCGACGTAACGGCATCACACAATTATTGGCACAAAAAGACAAGCCTGAAGTGATTTTACTCGATGATGCTTTTCAACATCGAAAAGTAAAAGCCGGATTTTATATACTGTTGACTTCCTTTGACGATTTGTTTTGTGACGATTTTATGTTACCCATGGGAAATTTACGCGAAAGCCGAAATGGTGCTAAAAGAGCTAACCTAATAATTGTTACCAAATGTCCGTCTGAAATTAGCGAACTCGCGCAGCAAAATATCAAAAAGAAAATTGGTTTACATGTACCTGTTTTCTTCAGTTTTGTAAAATACGATGACAAGGTTTACAATCAAAACGGAAGTTTGAATGTTTCCGCAACCAAGACGCAAGAAAAAGTATTATTAGCCGGAATTGCCAAGCCGAAACCGTTTTTTGATTATTTACAGTCTGGGGATGATACCGTTATGACTTACGCTGATCATCATCATTTTAGCGAAAGCGACATTTTGAATATAAAAAGCCAAGCCAAGGATAAAATTATCGTTACAACCGAAAAGGATTTTGTTCGACTTATGACTTATGATTTTGGCGGGAAATTGTATTATTTACCTATTAAATCTAAATTTATTTCCCATCAAGACCAATTTGACACACTTGTATTAAAAGCAATGCAACTATAA